In a single window of the Chondrocystis sp. NIES-4102 genome:
- a CDS encoding mRNA-binding protein, translating into MRILIMGGTRFIGVYLTKVLVQQGHEVVLFNRGNNPVPVEGVTQIQGDRRDATQLKEKLSGESFDAIFDNNGRELSDTQPLVEIFNGKVNHFVYVSSAGVYLKSQQMPHREGDAVDPNSRHKGKHHTEDYLKESGIPWTSIRPVYIYGAQNYNDLEAWFFDRIVRDRPVPIPGNGMYITQFGHVQDLAVAMAKVLNNETAIGKIYNISGDRYVTFNGLALACATAVGKSPEAIKLVHYDPTKFDFGKRKAFPMRQQHFFADIHLAQTELNWQNEYDLISGLKDSYQNDYLASGRNHSEIDFSLDDEILGKI; encoded by the coding sequence ATGCGAATTTTAATCATGGGTGGGACTCGCTTTATTGGAGTATACCTAACTAAGGTTTTAGTCCAACAGGGTCATGAAGTGGTTTTATTTAACCGAGGTAATAATCCTGTACCAGTGGAGGGAGTGACTCAAATACAAGGCGATCGCCGAGATGCAACTCAACTCAAAGAAAAGCTGTCGGGGGAAAGTTTTGATGCGATCTTCGATAATAATGGTCGTGAATTAAGCGACACTCAACCGTTAGTGGAAATATTCAACGGGAAAGTTAACCATTTTGTTTATGTAAGCTCTGCTGGAGTGTATCTGAAATCTCAGCAAATGCCTCATAGGGAAGGTGATGCGGTCGATCCCAATAGTCGCCATAAAGGAAAACATCATACAGAGGATTATCTCAAAGAATCTGGTATTCCTTGGACTTCCATACGCCCAGTTTATATCTATGGAGCGCAAAACTATAATGATTTAGAAGCCTGGTTTTTTGACCGTATAGTACGCGATCGCCCTGTACCAATTCCAGGTAATGGTATGTATATTACCCAGTTTGGTCATGTTCAAGATTTAGCGGTGGCGATGGCTAAGGTTTTAAATAACGAAACTGCAATTGGCAAAATTTATAATATTTCAGGCGATCGCTATGTTACCTTTAATGGTTTAGCTTTAGCTTGTGCTACCGCAGTCGGAAAATCCCCAGAAGCAATAAAATTAGTTCATTACGATCCTACTAAGTTTGATTTTGGTAAACGTAAGGCTTTTCCCATGCGTCAACAACATTTCTTTGCTGATATTCACCTCGCCCAAACCGAACTTAATTGGCAAAATGAGTATGATTTAATCTCTGGGTTGAAAGATTCTTACCAAAATGACTATTTAGCTTCAGGGAGAAATCACTCAGAAATCGATTTTTCCTTAGATGATGAGATACTGGGTAAAATATAA
- the pgsA_2 gene encoding CDP-diacylglycerol--glycerol-3-phosphate 3-phosphatidyltransferase has translation MNLPTWITLSRLLGLPFILYLLNYPTPENRWICVGIFVIAASTDWVDGYLARKLNMVTELGKFLDPLVDKLLVLGTFLSLIQLQLVPAWGVFLILTRELAIAGWRVNPKLTGNSSIAGANIWGKLKTVIQIVAIAILLAPLSSQWDSISIILFWLAVAVSLISGWIYILPSISSSKEKSISE, from the coding sequence ATGAATCTTCCTACCTGGATTACTCTATCTCGCCTTTTAGGTTTACCTTTCATTTTATATCTACTCAATTACCCCACACCAGAAAACCGTTGGATCTGTGTGGGGATTTTTGTAATAGCAGCTAGTACAGATTGGGTGGATGGTTATTTAGCGCGTAAACTTAATATGGTTACGGAATTAGGTAAGTTTCTTGATCCCCTGGTGGATAAACTCCTAGTTTTGGGAACATTTTTGTCTTTGATTCAATTACAGTTAGTCCCTGCTTGGGGAGTGTTTTTAATATTAACTAGGGAGCTTGCGATCGCAGGTTGGCGTGTTAATCCGAAATTAACAGGTAATAGTAGTATTGCAGGGGCAAATATTTGGGGTAAACTTAAAACCGTAATCCAAATTGTGGCGATCGCAATTTTGCTTGCTCCCCTATCTTCTCAGTGGGACTCTATAAGTATTATCTTGTTTTGGTTAGCCGTAGCTGTCAGTTTGATTTCAGGCTGGATTTATATTTTACCCAGTATCTCATCATCTAAGGAAAAATCGATTTCTGAGTGA
- a CDS encoding glucosyl transferase — MTSPANIYLNQTQVKPLSVDKQIHPSVTSKAKRLLDILGAIVGITITAIIAIPLAIAMQFDNPGKLFYSQIRCGFEGKPFRIWKFRSMVMDADKRQHLVENQAQGHIFKNDNDPRITRVGRFLRCTSLDEFPQFWNVLRGDMSLVGTRPPTVEEVAMYQEHHFQRLKVKPGITGEWQVRGRSKILNFEDIVRLDLEYQKKWSLWYDISLIIQTFTVVLSRKGAY; from the coding sequence ATGACTTCCCCTGCCAATATTTACCTCAATCAAACACAAGTCAAACCCTTGTCTGTAGACAAACAAATTCATCCTTCAGTTACCAGTAAAGCTAAACGCCTACTAGATATATTAGGTGCAATTGTTGGTATAACCATTACAGCAATTATTGCTATTCCTTTGGCGATCGCTATGCAATTTGATAATCCTGGAAAATTATTTTATAGTCAAATTCGTTGTGGTTTTGAAGGTAAACCTTTTAGGATTTGGAAATTTCGCTCAATGGTTATGGATGCAGATAAGCGTCAACATTTGGTGGAAAATCAAGCTCAAGGACACATCTTTAAAAACGATAATGATCCTCGGATTACTAGAGTAGGTCGTTTTTTGCGCTGCACCAGCTTAGATGAATTTCCCCAATTTTGGAACGTCTTGCGCGGTGATATGAGTTTAGTTGGCACTCGCCCCCCCACTGTTGAAGAAGTAGCCATGTATCAAGAGCATCATTTTCAACGTTTGAAAGTTAAACCAGGAATTACTGGAGAATGGCAAGTTAGAGGTCGTTCTAAAATTTTAAATTTTGAAGATATTGTGCGTTTAGACCTAGAATATCAAAAAAAGTGGTCTTTATGGTATGACATAAGTTTAATTATCCAAACATTTACTGTAGTTTTAAGTCGAAAAGGAGCTTATTGA
- a CDS encoding transcriptional regulator: MEDQSRYLESNINQEELIQLVPFMSGLPEDSIQKIATHFVTISHTPNQVLLLENDWGGSVYFILEGWVKIRTYNLDGKEVTLNILGRGEIFGEMAAMDKMPRSTDAITLTKTLIGRIPAEDFVNLINTEPMAGVRLVQLMAKRLRQVNRRLQLREASSVSRVADAILFLVEGQGKEGELGTEIPNLPHREISSLSGLARETVTRVLTKLEKKGLIQRDADSMRIPNLPALEDTIC; the protein is encoded by the coding sequence ATGGAAGACCAATCTCGTTATCTAGAATCTAATATCAATCAAGAAGAGCTAATACAATTAGTTCCTTTTATGTCTGGCTTACCAGAAGATAGTATACAAAAAATTGCCACTCATTTTGTTACCATCTCTCATACCCCAAATCAAGTACTTTTATTAGAAAACGATTGGGGTGGTTCAGTATATTTTATTTTGGAAGGTTGGGTAAAGATTCGTACCTATAACCTAGATGGTAAGGAAGTTACCCTTAATATTTTAGGTAGGGGTGAAATTTTTGGAGAAATGGCAGCTATGGATAAAATGCCCCGTTCTACAGATGCTATAACTTTAACTAAAACTTTAATCGGTAGAATACCAGCAGAAGATTTTGTTAACCTAATCAACACTGAACCTATGGCAGGAGTGCGCCTAGTTCAATTAATGGCAAAACGTTTGCGTCAAGTTAATCGCCGACTTCAACTTAGAGAAGCAAGTAGTGTGTCTAGAGTTGCAGATGCCATTTTATTTTTGGTGGAGGGGCAAGGAAAAGAAGGAGAACTAGGTACGGAAATTCCTAACTTACCACATCGAGAGATCAGTAGTCTTAGTGGTTTAGCCAGGGAAACCGTGACTAGGGTCTTAACTAAGTTAGAAAAAAAAGGTTTAATCCAAAGAGATGCAGATTCGATGCGTATTCCCAATTTACCTGCTTTAGAAGATACCATTTGTTAA
- a CDS encoding nicotinate-nucleotide-dimethylbenzimidazole phosphoribosyltransferase gives MIYVYTQLQSGFNWLRQYSGAKPSFACVLGFTATGLIPGISAAGATPAAREYTAIADAEFLSLGVQENYQHPLPILSVGLSPTFISRAVVEALNIPTYIFNAGLPHQPTVKSIDLGGIGANCLSSGQAMPLDLVKHLYQQGLEWGEKLASQNDYLIIGECVVGGTTTALALLMALGIEARGMVNSSHSNCNHTQKWSVVKTGLWQARRINQSEPLKLVAAIGDPMQIVVAGMAIAASRRLGVMLAGGTQMLAVYALIKAIALYDHVSVQLDQIVVGTTRWVTEDPTGNTVKLAHTIGGVSLLATSLNMAVSRYPGFRAYHQGYVKEGVGAGGCAIAASLYQNWSSTHLLTAIETLFARYHHLRMNSIG, from the coding sequence ATGATTTATGTTTATACTCAGCTACAGTCAGGATTTAATTGGCTAAGACAATATAGCGGTGCTAAACCTAGTTTTGCCTGTGTTTTGGGTTTTACTGCCACAGGTCTAATTCCAGGAATTTCAGCAGCAGGAGCTACACCAGCAGCACGAGAATATACAGCGATCGCCGATGCCGAATTTTTATCTTTAGGAGTACAAGAAAACTATCAACATCCTCTACCGATTTTATCAGTAGGGTTATCCCCAACTTTTATTTCTCGGGCTGTCGTTGAAGCTTTAAATATTCCTACTTACATTTTTAACGCTGGTTTACCCCATCAACCTACAGTTAAAAGTATCGATTTGGGTGGTATTGGGGCAAATTGCTTATCATCGGGTCAAGCAATGCCTTTAGATTTGGTTAAACATCTTTATCAACAAGGACTTGAATGGGGGGAAAAACTAGCCAGTCAAAACGATTATTTAATTATTGGTGAATGTGTTGTAGGTGGAACTACCACAGCTTTAGCTTTACTGATGGCTTTAGGGATTGAAGCGAGAGGAATGGTGAATAGTAGTCATTCCAATTGTAATCATACTCAAAAATGGTCAGTTGTTAAAACTGGCTTATGGCAAGCAAGACGCATAAATCAGTCTGAGCCTTTAAAGTTAGTAGCAGCCATAGGCGATCCGATGCAAATTGTGGTTGCGGGAATGGCGATCGCTGCTAGTCGCCGTTTAGGAGTAATGTTAGCAGGTGGAACACAAATGTTAGCGGTATACGCCTTAATTAAAGCGATCGCTCTTTATGATCATGTCTCGGTTCAATTGGATCAAATTGTAGTGGGTACAACTCGTTGGGTAACAGAAGATCCCACAGGTAATACAGTGAAATTAGCACACACCATAGGCGGAGTCTCTTTATTGGCAACTAGTTTAAATATGGCTGTTTCTCGTTATCCTGGATTTCGAGCCTATCACCAAGGATACGTTAAAGAGGGAGTTGGTGCTGGTGGTTGCGCGATCGCAGCTTCCTTATATCAAAACTGGTCTTCCACTCATTTACTTACTGCTATTGAGACTTTATTTGCTCGTTATCACCATCTAAGAATGAATTCTATAGGTTAA